The following proteins are encoded in a genomic region of Nicotiana sylvestris chromosome 4, ASM39365v2, whole genome shotgun sequence:
- the LOC138890430 gene encoding uncharacterized protein — MRSMEQSLKSIQGLSGQKSVSYTDLCMFPHVHLPLGFKTPKFEKYDGHGDPIAHLKRYCNQLRGAGGKEELLMAYFGERLVGIISEWYMDQDISRWHIWDDLARDFVRQFQYNINIAPDRNSLTNLRKISLESFREYAVKWCEQASRVKPSMDEVEMVTIFLQAQEADYFQNMMSAMGKPFAKAIKIGEIVENVLKMCRILS; from the coding sequence atgaggagtatggaacaaagtctcaaaagcatacaaggtttgagtggacagaaaagtgtatcctataCCGACTTATGCATGTTTCCCCATGTGCACttaccattgggattcaaaaccccaaaatttgagaagtatgatggacacggtgatcctattgctcatctcaagagatattgTAACCAGCTGCGAGGAGCCGGTGGCAAGGAAGAACTtctcatggcctatttcggagaacGTCTGGTGGGCATCatatctgagtggtacatggaccaagatatatcccgctggcacatctgggatgatcttgctagagatttcgtcaggcagttccaatacaacattaaTATTGCTCCAGATCGGAACTCATTGACAAACCTGAGAAAGATATCTTtggaaagcttcagagagtacGCAGTTAAATGGTGTGAGCAGGCCTCCAGGGTAAAGCCTTCGATGGATGAGGTTGAAATGGTCACAATTTTCCTCCAAGCTCAGGAagctgactacttccaaaatatgatgtccgcaatgggtaaaccgttcgctaaagccatcaagattggcgaaatAGTTGAAAATGTGTTGAAAATGTGTCGAATTCTAAGCTAA
- the LOC138890431 gene encoding uncharacterized protein has translation MSIDNGNSSVTVAARTIASSSRIVVPPAEKPEKFSGANFKGWKQRVFFWLTTLGMQKLTSEEPPLPAANMPDNEKFRIVEAWKQADFLCKCYILSALEDDLYNLYSAMNTLKELWDALEKKYKTEYVCLKKFVVSKFLNYKMIDNKTVGTQVQELQLIFHDLIAEGMFMNKAFQVAAIIKKLHPSWRDFKNYLKHKRKEMKLEDLTAPKSKKRKRSSGQTKEQNKKKFKGNCYNCEKVGHKSPDCRLPKKDKKKGQANIVEKNDDIDDLCAMLSECNLVGNPKEWWIDSGATRHVCAVKEAFATYSTTGPEEEISMGNNATTKIEGYGKIFLKMTFDKVLKLNNVLHVPTIRKNLVSTSLHEESKENNTSIEDTRRSKRQRTSTSFRPDFVTFLLENEPQTFKAAMLSSNSAFWKEAVNSEIQSILDNHTWELVDLPPGNNPLGSKWIFKRKIKADGTIDKYKARLVIKGYRQKEGLDYFDTYPPVTRITSIRVLVALAAVYDLEIHQIDVKIAFLNGKLEEEIYMEQPEGFVVAGKEKKVCKLVKSFYGLKQAPKQWHAKFDQTMWANGFKINECDKCVYIKNTLVHEVIVCLYVDDILIMSKSMTDINTTKHMFVSKFDMKDLGVADLILGIRIHKTPQGLALSQSH, from the exons ATGTCAATTGATAATGGAAATTCTTCTGTGACTGTTGCTGCAAGGACGATAGCCTCGTCAAGCCGCATTGTTGTTCCTCCGGCCGAGAAACCGGAGAAATTTTCTGGAGCCAACTTCAAAGGATGGAAGCAAAGGGTGTTCTTCTGGCTTACCACACTTGGTATGCAGAAATTAACTAGTGAAGAGCCTCCATTGCCTGCTGCGAATATGCCAGACAATGAAAAGTTCAGGAttgttgaggcgtggaagcagGCAGATTTTCTTTGCAAATGCTATATCCTAAGTGCTTTAGAGGATGACTTGTACAATTTGTACAGTGCGATGAATACTTTGAAAGAATTATGGGACgcacttgagaagaagtacaagacagAATATGTATGCTTGAAGAAGTTTGTGGTTTCCAAGTTTCTAAACTATAAAATGATAGACAACAAAACTGTGGGAACCCAAGTTCAGGAGCTTCAACTTATTTTTCACGACCTTATTGCTGAAGGTATGTTCATGAATAAAGCATTTCAAGTGGctgcaataattaaaaaattgCATCCTTCGTGGAGAGATTTCAAGAACTATCTTAAGCACAAGCGCAAAGAAATGAAGTTAGAAGATCTT ACTGCTCCAAAAAGTAAGAAGAGAAAGAGGTCTTCTGGACAGACTAAGGAGCAGAACAAAAAGAAATTCAAGGGCAACTGCTACAATTGTGAAAAAGTTGGTCACAAAAGCCCTGATTGTCGTCTCCCGAAAAAGGATAAGAAGAAGGGACAAGCCAACATAGTAGAGAAAAATGATGACATTGATGATCTTTGTGCAATGCTTTCGGAATGCAACCTAGTTGGAAATccgaaggagtggtggattgactcTGGAGCCACTCGACATGTTTGTGCTGTCAAAGAAGCATTTGCGACTTACTCTACTACTGGTCCCGAAGAAGAGATTTCCATGGGAAATAATGCAACAACCAAGATTGAAGGTTATGGGAAGATATTCCTGAAGATGACTTTCGACAAGGTGTTAAAGCTCAACAACGTTCTTCATGTTCCTactattaggaagaatttagtttcTACTTCTTTACAT GAAGAATCGAAGGAAAATAATACAAGTATAGAGGATACAAGGCGTAGcaaacgtcaaagaacatctacttcctttagaccagattttgtgacattcttgcttgaaaatgagcctcaaactttTAAAGCAGCTATGTTGTCTTCTAATTCAGcgttttggaaagaggcagtcaatagtgagattcaatcaattttggataaccatacatgggaattggttgatcttcctccgggAAATAATCCTTTAGGTTCGAAATGGATCTTTAAACGAAAAATTAAAGctgatggtactattgacaaatataaggcaagacttgttatCAAAGGTTATAGACAAAAGGAAGGTCTTGATTACTTTGACACTTACCCACCAGTAACAAGAATAACATCTATTAGGGTACTAGTGGCACTAGCGGCTGTGTATGATCTTGAAATCCATCAAATAGATGTCAAAATAGCTTTCTTAAATGGAAAATTGGAGGAAgagatttacatggaacaacctgagggttttgtggttgctggtaaagaaaagaaagtgtgcaaacttgttaagtcgttttatggattgaaacaagcacccaaacaatggcatgcaaaatttgaccaaacaatgtggGCAAATGGATTTAAAATCAACGAGTGTgacaaatgtgtttacattaaaaaCACTCTAGTTCATGAagtcattgtttgtttatatgttgatgacatattgATAATGAGCAAAAGTATGACAGATATAAATACTACAAAACACATGTTTGTTAGCAAATTCgacatgaaagacttaggagttgctgaTTTGATCTTAGGAATCAGAATTCATAAGACTCCACAAGGTCTAGCATTATCACAGTCTCACTAA